A single window of Helicobacter macacae MIT 99-5501 DNA harbors:
- the rpoD gene encoding RNA polymerase sigma factor RpoD: MSATKKLTTSQELEKLFKTAEPKMVSHEAVAQILKKPPNQAQVKKINDLVKKYKCTLLSSSELAKKLNIKDKEEAERERREFVENELDSEFDFMKDKELLEWSRSDSPVRMYLREMGQIELLTKEEEVELSKQIEFGENIILDAICSVPYLIDFIYDYKDALINRERRVKELFKSFDDEEDGEEDDFDDESVDEGKYDAKYQDNKYEDNDSEHNDGEYNDIDESKRPITKKDKKRIEKVIQSFKALDKAKKEWLKVLESMPEQISLNSTIDSKKDSPNKKSSNEKTSKEKSSKDKSSANSAMNVVEIPEDELMYILTLAHKKELLKDKLLDLGPTSKLINEIVKAMENSLRSGDGFERELKRLEYKLPLFNDILVENHQKILSNITNMSREDILNAIPEATMLSVYMELKKLFQTKEASEGGFNLEPEKLKEILEQIKRGKTISDKAKTKMAKSNLRLVVSIAKRYTNRGLPFLDLIQEGNIGLMKAVDKFEYQKNFKFSTYATWWIRQAISRAIADQARTIRIPIHMIETINRIHKIMRKYTQEHGKEPDTEYIAKEVGLPVDKVKNVIKITKEPVSLEAPIGNDDDGKFGDFVEDRSTMSAMEYILKEDLRSQIEDVLNQLNERERSVIKMRFGLLDDESDRTLEEIGKELNVTRERVRQIESSAIKKLKHPKVGRKLKNYIEE; this comes from the coding sequence ATGTCAGCCACAAAAAAACTCACAACCAGCCAAGAATTAGAAAAGTTGTTTAAAACCGCAGAACCCAAAATGGTGTCCCACGAAGCCGTAGCCCAGATTCTAAAAAAGCCACCAAACCAAGCCCAAGTCAAAAAAATCAACGACCTTGTCAAAAAGTATAAATGCACACTTTTGAGCTCATCAGAGCTTGCAAAAAAGCTAAATATCAAAGACAAAGAGGAAGCCGAGAGGGAGCGCAGAGAATTTGTAGAAAACGAGCTAGATAGCGAATTTGATTTTATGAAAGATAAAGAGCTACTTGAGTGGAGTAGGAGTGATAGTCCTGTGCGAATGTATCTGCGCGAAATGGGGCAAATCGAGCTACTCACAAAGGAGGAAGAAGTAGAGCTTAGCAAGCAAATAGAATTTGGGGAAAATATTATCCTTGATGCGATTTGCTCTGTGCCTTATCTCATCGACTTTATCTATGACTACAAAGACGCGCTTATCAATCGAGAAAGACGCGTAAAAGAGCTTTTTAAGAGCTTTGATGATGAGGAGGACGGCGAGGAAGATGACTTTGATGATGAGAGTGTCGATGAGGGGAAATACGATGCAAAATACCAAGACAACAAATACGAAGATAACGATAGCGAGCATAATGACGGAGAGTATAACGACATAGATGAGAGCAAACGCCCCATAACCAAAAAGGACAAAAAGCGTATCGAAAAAGTTATCCAAAGCTTCAAAGCACTAGATAAAGCAAAAAAAGAATGGCTAAAAGTGCTAGAATCTATGCCCGAGCAAATCTCGCTAAATAGCACCATAGATAGCAAAAAGGATAGCCCAAACAAAAAATCAAGTAACGAAAAAACAAGTAAGGAAAAATCTAGCAAAGACAAATCTAGCGCAAATTCTGCAATGAATGTCGTAGAAATCCCAGAAGATGAGCTAATGTATATCCTCACTCTAGCTCACAAGAAAGAGCTACTAAAAGACAAACTACTTGACTTAGGACCCACAAGTAAGCTAATCAACGAAATCGTAAAAGCTATGGAAAATAGCCTAAGAAGTGGCGATGGGTTTGAGAGAGAGCTTAAGCGACTTGAGTATAAGCTACCTCTGTTTAATGACATACTTGTGGAAAATCACCAAAAAATCCTTAGCAATATCACAAATATGAGCAGAGAGGATATACTAAATGCGATTCCAGAAGCTACAATGCTAAGTGTGTATATGGAGCTAAAAAAGCTATTTCAGACAAAAGAAGCAAGCGAGGGTGGGTTCAACCTAGAGCCAGAGAAGCTAAAAGAGATTTTGGAGCAAATCAAGCGAGGCAAAACCATCAGCGACAAAGCAAAAACCAAAATGGCAAAATCCAACCTCCGCCTTGTAGTCAGCATAGCCAAACGGTATACAAATCGTGGATTGCCGTTTTTGGACTTAATCCAAGAGGGAAATATCGGGCTTATGAAAGCGGTGGATAAGTTTGAATACCAAAAGAATTTCAAATTCTCCACTTATGCGACTTGGTGGATACGCCAAGCGATTTCGCGCGCTATCGCCGACCAAGCCCGCACTATTAGAATCCCAATCCATATGATTGAGACGATAAACAGAATCCACAAAATTATGCGCAAATACACCCAAGAGCACGGCAAAGAGCCAGATACAGAATATATAGCCAAAGAAGTGGGGCTACCTGTGGATAAAGTCAAAAATGTCATCAAAATCACAAAAGAGCCTGTGAGCTTAGAAGCCCCTATCGGCAATGATGATGACGGGAAGTTTGGGGATTTTGTCGAGGATAGAAGCACGATGAGTGCTATGGAATATATCCTAAAAGAGGACTTGCGCTCCCAAATCGAAGATGTGCTAAATCAGCTAAATGAGCGCGAACGCTCCGTAATCAAAATGCGCTTTGGGCTACTTGATGATGAGAGCGACCGCACGCTTGAAGAAATCGGCAAAGAGCTAAATGTAACGCGTGAGCGCGTCCGACAGATAGAATCAAGCGCAATCAAAAAGCTAAAGCACCCAAAAGTCGGACGAAAGCTAAAAAACTATATCGAAGAATAA
- a CDS encoding phosphoethanolamine transferase, whose protein sequence is MFKNLLVRFGVVRILANYHCLLALSAFVWVWLYNGEFWHKVNTYIVQNTHNLTICDTHKTNKAKSNSEISTTPTALTTLAAPTTVATTEAKNTKQALPKLDNAHQSSSSHSTSSALSSPPPPPKIHTLEQNKINECNASSTSPAKDSSTQSFARFWLKSSIFLATFLLLWTMLEILMFRAYAKSLLGMFFVVAGVCSYFLDSLHISFSASIIDSFLQTNPREASDFLSPSFALHFGIFVVFPLVILCALHFASKHHSKALTPKSHKPKILLILLVSIAFLYALQGVRIVDVFREQRLLFVLNPFAPIRASIDLAIDRFQTPSHYTHLGEDATTNAKSKLFVLVIGESARAANFPHSGYERDTIPHTAKVKNLVYFSDFTSCGVITAISVPCLLTHYPRKSYTHRNLSLYSDSVLDIAKKAGYEVYWVSNNGGECIGGVCARLDKEKIIYFNQSGQLDADMLPTIKSIIAKNTLSKSNTLLVIQLQGSHGARYDLRYPKEFEIFSPVCANNELSQCQKSHIQNAYDNSLIYTDFVLASIISLLNHTAQADIALWYMSDHGESLGEYGQYMHGGFPYSLAPQVQKQIPSFMWFKSNPALTQKLQSIKDKPYSHDFVFHTLLGLLEINTKDYDKDLDIFSD, encoded by the coding sequence GTGTTTAAAAATTTGCTTGTGAGATTTGGCGTTGTTAGGATTTTAGCGAACTATCATTGCTTGCTAGCGTTGAGTGCGTTTGTGTGGGTTTGGCTATATAATGGCGAGTTTTGGCACAAAGTAAATACATACATAGTGCAAAATACGCACAATCTCACAATTTGTGATACACACAAAACAAACAAAGCAAAATCTAATAGCGAGATTTCTACCACGCCTACTGCGCTTACAACACTTGCCGCGCCCACAACGGTTGCAACAACAGAGGCAAAAAACACAAAACAAGCATTACCAAAGCTAGATAACGCACACCAAAGCTCATCTAGCCATAGCACTTCTAGTGCTTTATCATCGCCCCCCCCCCCTCCAAAAATCCACACTTTAGAGCAAAATAAAATCAACGAATGCAACGCCAGCTCTACTAGCCCTGCCAAAGATTCTAGCACACAATCTTTTGCTAGATTTTGGCTAAAATCTAGCATTTTTCTAGCGACTTTTTTACTTCTTTGGACTATGCTAGAAATCCTTATGTTTCGCGCTTATGCCAAGTCATTGCTAGGTATGTTTTTTGTGGTGGCAGGGGTTTGTAGCTATTTTTTAGATTCACTGCATATTAGCTTTAGTGCGTCTATTATTGATTCTTTTTTGCAGACAAACCCTCGTGAAGCAAGCGATTTTTTAAGCCCTAGTTTTGCACTGCATTTTGGGATTTTTGTGGTGTTTCCCTTAGTGATACTTTGCGCTTTGCACTTTGCTAGCAAACACCACAGCAAAGCCCTTACTCCAAAATCACATAAACCAAAAATCCTGCTAATCCTGCTTGTAAGCATAGCGTTTCTATATGCTTTGCAAGGGGTAAGGATAGTAGATGTTTTTAGGGAGCAAAGACTGCTTTTTGTGCTAAACCCATTTGCCCCCATTCGTGCGAGCATAGATTTGGCTATTGATAGATTTCAAACCCCAAGCCACTACACGCATTTGGGCGAAGATGCCACCACAAATGCCAAATCTAAGCTATTTGTCCTTGTGATAGGAGAATCCGCCCGCGCGGCAAATTTCCCTCATAGTGGCTATGAGAGAGACACCATCCCCCACACGGCAAAAGTAAAAAACCTAGTATATTTTAGCGATTTTACTTCTTGTGGCGTGATTACGGCGATTTCTGTGCCTTGCTTGCTTACCCACTATCCGCGCAAATCCTACACGCATAGAAACCTAAGTCTTTATAGCGATTCTGTGCTAGACATCGCCAAAAAAGCGGGATATGAAGTTTATTGGGTTAGCAACAACGGAGGAGAGTGCATAGGTGGCGTATGCGCTCGCTTGGATAAAGAAAAAATCATCTACTTCAACCAAAGCGGACAGCTAGATGCTGATATGCTCCCTACGATAAAATCCATAATCGCCAAAAACACTCTATCCAAAAGCAATACCCTGCTTGTAATCCAGCTACAAGGAAGCCACGGAGCGCGCTATGATTTGCGCTATCCAAAAGAGTTTGAAATCTTTAGCCCCGTGTGTGCTAATAACGAGCTTAGCCAATGTCAAAAATCACATATACAAAACGCCTATGATAATTCGCTTATTTACACGGATTTTGTGCTTGCTTCTATCATTTCCCTGCTAAATCACACAGCGCAAGCAGATATTGCGCTGTGGTATATGAGCGACCACGGAGAATCTCTAGGCGAATATGGGCAATATATGCACGGAGGATTTCCCTACTCTCTAGCCCCACAAGTCCAAAAACAAATCCCATCATTTATGTGGTTTAAGTCCAACCCCGCCCTCACACAAAAGCTACAATCTATCAAAGATAAGCCATACTCGCACGATTTTGTATTTCACACACTTCTTGGACTTCTAGAGATAAATACCAAAGACTATGACAAAGATTTAGATATATTTAGCGATTAA